A window of Sphingobacterium sp. SRCM116780 contains these coding sequences:
- a CDS encoding glycosyltransferase family 4 protein, with protein sequence MKVVYSILGTFNSGGMERVLANKANYLVQLGYDISIITTDQQGRKPYFELDSRIKQYDLNINYTENNAQGLFKKMFSYPRKQKKHQQNLTKLLETIKADITISLFDNDASFLYQIQDGSKKIIEIHFSRYKRIQYARKGLWKWIDAYRNKKDLEDVQRYDKFVVLTQEDQGYWGSLPNITVIPNANSFVPTAFSTTENKRVIAVGRYDYQKGFDDLIQAWKLVKQQAPDWTLDIFGHGPLEQQLNGLINELKLSDVVHLCPPTKAIEQEYIQSSIVAMTSRYEGLPMVLLEAQACGLPMVSYTCKCGPRDIIQEGKNGFLIPEGDQKLFATQVLQLIQQPDLRKKMGQYAQKNAVNYSEAKIMQQWIRLFKEVLNK encoded by the coding sequence ATGAAAGTAGTATACAGTATCTTAGGCACATTTAATTCTGGAGGGATGGAACGCGTATTGGCAAACAAAGCCAATTACCTCGTTCAACTCGGGTACGATATCAGCATCATTACCACCGATCAGCAAGGCCGCAAACCTTATTTTGAATTAGACAGTCGGATTAAACAATATGATCTGAATATCAACTATACGGAAAACAATGCGCAAGGTTTGTTCAAAAAGATGTTTTCCTATCCCAGGAAACAAAAAAAACATCAGCAAAACTTAACAAAATTATTGGAAACTATCAAAGCCGATATCACCATATCGCTATTCGATAATGATGCAAGTTTTCTTTATCAAATACAAGATGGCAGTAAAAAAATAATCGAAATTCATTTTTCCAGATATAAACGTATTCAATATGCACGCAAAGGATTATGGAAATGGATCGATGCCTATCGTAACAAGAAAGACTTAGAGGATGTGCAGCGATATGACAAATTTGTTGTACTCACACAGGAAGATCAAGGGTATTGGGGTAGCTTACCCAATATCACGGTTATTCCCAATGCCAATAGTTTCGTACCCACGGCTTTTTCAACCACAGAAAATAAACGGGTCATCGCTGTGGGTCGTTATGATTATCAAAAAGGTTTTGATGATTTGATCCAAGCTTGGAAACTGGTCAAACAACAAGCTCCGGATTGGACTTTGGATATTTTTGGACATGGCCCTTTAGAGCAGCAATTGAACGGACTTATCAACGAATTGAAGCTTTCGGATGTCGTTCATTTATGCCCTCCTACAAAAGCCATTGAACAAGAATATATACAAAGTTCCATCGTTGCCATGACCTCTCGTTATGAGGGTCTACCGATGGTGCTGTTAGAAGCACAAGCATGCGGACTACCCATGGTGTCTTATACCTGTAAGTGCGGTCCAAGGGATATCATTCAAGAAGGCAAAAATGGTTTTCTTATTCCCGAAGGAGATCAAAAGTTATTTGCAACACAAGTGTTGCAACTGATACAGCAACCTGATTTACGAAAGAAAATGGGACAATATGCACAAAAAAATGCGGTGAACTATTCAGAGGCTAAAATCATGCAGCAATGGATTCGTCTTTTTAAAGAAGTATTAAATAAATAA
- a CDS encoding glycosyltransferase family 2 protein has protein sequence MSATVSVIVPIFKVERFIERNARVLFEQNLEDIEYIFVDDCSPDKSIALLEKVLEAYPAKKANTKIIRHPVNKGLPSARNSGLEVATGNFIFHCDSDDWIEKDALSKLYHQAEADQSDIVWCDWYLSFKDNERYMIQPSGKSGTLTGKESLELLLGGRIRYNVWNKLVKRQLYINNNIRFPDGYGMGEDMTMIKLFALATKVSYLPEALYHYVQLNEEAFTKKTTPQHLEQIRYNVDGVVHFLENRYGTALSKEIQFFKLNTKLPFLITDDPQSYQRWLDWYPEANSYIDQNPLFNSRTKFIQKAALKKQFWVLKLYYRLVIRFIYGIIYK, from the coding sequence ATGAGCGCTACGGTTTCTGTCATAGTTCCTATCTTTAAAGTAGAACGTTTCATTGAGCGTAACGCTCGTGTATTATTTGAACAAAACCTCGAAGATATCGAATATATCTTCGTGGATGACTGTAGTCCAGATAAAAGCATTGCATTACTGGAAAAAGTGTTAGAAGCCTATCCAGCTAAAAAAGCAAATACAAAAATCATTCGTCATCCTGTTAATAAAGGCTTACCTTCTGCTCGAAACTCTGGACTCGAAGTTGCTACTGGTAACTTTATATTTCATTGCGATAGCGATGATTGGATTGAAAAAGATGCCTTATCAAAATTGTATCACCAAGCAGAAGCTGATCAATCAGATATTGTTTGGTGTGATTGGTATCTATCGTTTAAAGACAATGAACGTTATATGATACAACCTTCAGGAAAATCTGGGACCTTAACAGGCAAAGAAAGTCTTGAGCTGTTATTGGGTGGCCGTATCCGTTATAATGTATGGAATAAATTGGTTAAACGTCAACTATACATAAACAATAACATTCGCTTTCCTGATGGCTATGGCATGGGTGAAGATATGACCATGATCAAGCTATTTGCCTTAGCAACTAAAGTCAGCTACCTGCCCGAAGCATTGTATCATTATGTGCAACTGAACGAAGAGGCCTTTACGAAGAAGACTACGCCACAACATTTGGAACAAATCCGTTACAATGTGGATGGGGTGGTTCATTTTTTAGAAAATCGCTATGGTACAGCATTATCGAAAGAAATTCAATTTTTTAAATTAAACACGAAATTGCCTTTTTTGATCACAGACGATCCACAGTCCTATCAACGCTGGTTGGATTGGTATCCTGAAGCAAATAGCTATATTGACCAAAATCCCCTATTCAACAGTCGAACAAAATTTATCCAAAAAGCAGCATTAAAAAAACAATTTTGGGTTTTAAAGCTTTATTATCGATTGGTCATCCGCTTTATATATGGAATTATTTATAAATAA
- the gmd gene encoding GDP-mannose 4,6-dehydratase: protein MKTALITGVTGQDGSYLAELLLEKGYMVHGIKRRASSFNTQRIDHLYMDQHENHVNFKLHYGDLTDSTNIIRIIQEVQPDEIYNLGAMSHVKVSFDSPEYVANVDGIGTLRILEAVRILGLEKKTRIYQASTSELYGLVQEVPQKETTPFYPRSPYGVAKIYGFWITKNYREAYDIYACNGILFNHESPRRGETFVTRKITMATAAIALGQQECLYLGNLNAQRDWGHAKDYVDAMWRILQQDVAEDYVIATGVTTYVREFVRMAFAELGIELAFEGNEAEEVAKVKACTNPDYQLEIGKIVVQVDPQYYRPTEVDLLIGDPTKSNTQLGWKPKYDLAALVSEMVQCDVALVKKNS from the coding sequence ATGAAAACTGCATTAATTACTGGTGTTACAGGACAAGATGGCTCTTATTTAGCAGAGTTACTATTAGAAAAAGGCTATATGGTTCATGGAATCAAACGTCGGGCCTCTTCTTTCAATACACAACGTATTGATCACCTCTACATGGATCAACATGAGAATCATGTTAATTTTAAATTGCATTATGGTGATTTAACAGATTCAACAAATATTATTCGTATTATTCAAGAAGTACAACCTGATGAAATTTATAATTTGGGAGCGATGTCTCATGTTAAGGTATCTTTTGACTCGCCAGAATATGTTGCAAATGTAGATGGAATAGGCACTTTACGTATTTTGGAAGCTGTCCGTATTTTGGGTTTAGAAAAAAAGACCCGGATTTATCAAGCATCCACTTCTGAGCTGTATGGATTAGTGCAGGAAGTTCCTCAAAAAGAAACCACGCCATTTTATCCACGTTCTCCTTATGGAGTTGCCAAGATTTATGGGTTTTGGATTACTAAAAACTACCGCGAAGCATATGACATTTATGCTTGTAACGGCATTCTCTTCAACCATGAGTCACCACGTCGGGGTGAAACCTTCGTCACACGTAAAATTACGATGGCTACTGCTGCGATTGCTTTAGGTCAACAAGAATGTTTGTATTTAGGAAATCTGAATGCACAACGCGATTGGGGGCATGCCAAAGATTATGTGGACGCGATGTGGCGGATTTTACAACAAGATGTTGCAGAAGATTATGTTATCGCAACTGGAGTAACAACTTATGTGCGTGAATTTGTTCGTATGGCCTTCGCTGAACTTGGTATCGAGTTGGCATTTGAAGGAAACGAAGCAGAAGAGGTGGCTAAAGTGAAAGCTTGTACCAACCCGGATTACCAATTGGAGATTGGAAAAATTGTTGTACAAGTAGATCCACAATACTATAGACCGACCGAAGTGGATTTATTGATTGGTGATCCAACTAAATCAAATACGCAATTGGGCTGGAAACCAAAATATGACTTAGCTGCTCTTGTCTCAGAAATGGTGCAATGTGATGTTGCGTTAGTTAAAAAGAATTCTTAA
- a CDS encoding GDP-L-fucose synthase has protein sequence MMKDKKIYIAGHRGMVGSAVKRKLEELGYHNFALRNSSELDLRDQGQVQAFFKKEKPEIVIDAAAKVGGILANDTYPYQFLMDNMQIQNNLINESLQNEVEKFIFLGSSCIYPKFAAQPLQESSLLTDSLEPTNEWYAIAKITGVKACEAIRKQFGKDYVSLMPTNLYGTHDNFDLTSSHVLPAMIRKFHDAKLKGNAAVTLWGSGSPMREFLFVDDLAKAVVFALDHKLPEHLYNVGTGTDLSIKELASLIQYAVGHQGEIIWDSSKPDGTPRKLMDVSKMHALGWKHEVDLEAGIQRTYQWFLENQDNYKEVKI, from the coding sequence CTGATGAAAGATAAAAAAATATATATAGCAGGCCATCGTGGTATGGTAGGCTCTGCGGTCAAACGAAAATTGGAAGAGCTTGGATACCATAATTTCGCATTACGCAATTCAAGCGAATTAGACTTACGCGATCAAGGACAAGTACAAGCTTTTTTCAAAAAAGAGAAACCTGAGATCGTAATCGATGCTGCCGCAAAAGTAGGTGGTATTCTTGCGAATGATACTTATCCTTATCAATTTTTAATGGATAATATGCAAATTCAGAATAACCTCATCAATGAATCGCTACAAAATGAGGTAGAAAAGTTTATCTTCTTAGGTTCTTCCTGTATTTATCCTAAATTTGCAGCACAACCTTTGCAGGAGTCGAGCTTACTAACCGATAGTCTAGAGCCTACCAACGAATGGTATGCCATAGCCAAAATAACAGGTGTAAAAGCATGTGAGGCAATTCGCAAACAATTTGGAAAAGATTATGTTAGCTTAATGCCGACGAATCTGTATGGCACACATGACAACTTTGATTTGACGAGCTCGCACGTGCTACCCGCTATGATACGCAAGTTTCATGATGCTAAACTTAAGGGAAATGCAGCCGTGACGCTTTGGGGATCTGGAAGTCCGATGCGCGAATTTTTATTTGTTGACGATCTCGCAAAAGCGGTTGTCTTTGCATTAGACCATAAACTTCCGGAGCATCTATACAATGTAGGCACGGGCACAGACTTGAGTATAAAAGAGTTGGCCAGTTTAATCCAGTATGCAGTAGGACATCAAGGTGAGATCATCTGGGACAGCAGCAAACCTGATGGTACACCACGCAAATTAATGGATGTATCCAAGATGCATGCATTAGGCTGGAAACATGAGGTGGATTTGGAAGCAGGTATTCAACGTACCTATCAATGGTTTTTGGAAAACCAAGACAACTATAAAGAAGTAAAAATATAA
- a CDS encoding acyltransferase — MKKIIKGTYNLLFLFINRLYAFCVAKNSTFFLAKLSTQNNKCCFKNALIHQSQITANGRGNKIFVKGELFNTKIEMHGNNNVVYLQNNTEIHDATIIIRGDGCKLYIGEKSTFGGGRMVIMGSNNVINIGKGCMMSDQIELWATDSHPIYNEDNIVINKSKPIHIEDSVWIGARSSILKGVLIRKGAIIGMGSTVVKDVPSFCICAGNPLKVIKEHVTWSREYIRI, encoded by the coding sequence ATGAAAAAAATTATCAAAGGAACATATAATTTACTTTTTCTATTTATAAATAGATTATATGCATTTTGTGTAGCAAAAAATTCGACATTCTTTTTAGCTAAACTTTCTACACAAAATAACAAATGCTGTTTTAAGAATGCTCTCATACATCAAAGCCAGATTACAGCTAACGGAAGGGGCAATAAAATTTTCGTTAAAGGAGAACTATTTAACACCAAAATTGAGATGCATGGGAACAATAATGTAGTGTATTTACAAAATAATACAGAAATCCACGATGCAACAATAATTATTAGAGGAGATGGCTGTAAATTATATATCGGAGAGAAAAGTACATTTGGAGGAGGGAGAATGGTTATTATGGGTAGCAATAATGTAATCAATATAGGAAAGGGATGTATGATGTCCGATCAAATAGAATTATGGGCGACAGATTCACATCCAATTTACAATGAAGATAATATAGTTATTAATAAATCCAAACCTATTCATATCGAAGATTCTGTTTGGATTGGAGCTCGGTCAAGTATTCTGAAAGGGGTATTAATAAGAAAAGGTGCAATCATAGGAATGGGATCTACTGTTGTTAAAGATGTTCCAAGTTTTTGCATATGTGCAGGAAATCCATTAAAGGTTATCAAAGAGCATGTAACCTGGTCACGGGAGTATATACGCATTTAA
- a CDS encoding glycosyltransferase family 2 protein, whose protein sequence is MKNIAVLITVFNRIDKTLICLKSLFDADKTGLDLSFKIFLTDDGSTDGTREQLMQHFPQENIEILQGSGQLFWNGGMINSWKAAIQEGGFDGYLWLNNDSIIYPNLWKELTAADEYSYKTFGQGGIYVGSTHNKEKTGLSYGGFNFISKWTLKDKFLIPDGTFQNCQAAHGNITYVSHNVVTKEGVFTDQYIHSGGDHDYSYLAYKHGFPVFILRAYVGRCENDHKGSAVEFKKLPLKERLKYLKSPLGFNLHNTLLFQKRCFPYRYPFVWIAGYAKALAPKTFFFIYQKLRKS, encoded by the coding sequence ATGAAAAATATAGCTGTACTCATAACCGTATTCAATCGTATAGACAAAACTTTAATCTGTCTTAAAAGTCTTTTTGATGCAGATAAAACAGGCCTTGATCTTTCATTCAAAATCTTTCTAACGGATGATGGCAGTACAGATGGTACCCGAGAGCAATTGATGCAACATTTTCCACAAGAAAATATAGAGATCTTGCAAGGTAGCGGTCAACTGTTTTGGAATGGTGGTATGATTAACTCCTGGAAAGCCGCTATTCAGGAAGGAGGCTTTGATGGTTATCTTTGGTTGAATAACGACAGTATTATCTATCCTAACCTTTGGAAAGAGCTTACTGCTGCTGACGAATATTCCTATAAAACATTTGGTCAAGGTGGTATTTATGTCGGGTCTACGCATAATAAAGAAAAAACAGGACTAAGTTACGGTGGTTTTAACTTTATTAGCAAATGGACTTTAAAAGATAAATTTCTAATTCCCGATGGTACCTTTCAAAATTGTCAGGCAGCGCATGGCAATATCACTTACGTATCGCATAATGTCGTAACCAAAGAAGGAGTTTTTACCGATCAATATATTCACAGTGGTGGTGATCATGATTACAGTTATCTTGCTTACAAACATGGGTTTCCTGTATTTATCTTAAGAGCATACGTCGGAAGATGTGAAAACGATCATAAAGGAAGTGCCGTGGAATTTAAAAAGTTACCGCTGAAAGAACGTCTAAAGTACCTTAAATCACCTTTAGGCTTCAATCTTCATAATACACTACTTTTTCAAAAGCGTTGTTTTCCATATCGATATCCATTTGTTTGGATTGCTGGCTATGCCAAAGCCTTAGCTCCAAAGACTTTCTTTTTCATTTATCAAAAACTGCGTAAATCATAA
- a CDS encoding glycosyltransferase family 8 protein has product MKIIPIVFCFDDNWEMPAGVCITSLLENANIDTFYDIFILYSSQSTFVQYDRLSALMNRYKNCKITYRSVGNQFEKAFQIRGITNSTYFRLLIPELIPEYDKIMYHDVDVIFRQDLAEIFESTDLTDFYVAGVTSPGGLNEGVKKDRLKLGLDSKDYILAGNIIFNNALLRQDGIVELFKKEVQTSQYQFQDMDIINIVCKGKTKRMAPVFCATIQIFNLAANQVKQDYYSLTELKEAEKMGIVHYNGPKPWVKYCPNFDIWWEYYRRSIFFDSKYYFDFFNDKIDEYDRLSLKKRIKILVRYFTNKGVKN; this is encoded by the coding sequence ATGAAAATAATTCCTATTGTATTTTGTTTTGATGATAACTGGGAAATGCCAGCAGGTGTATGTATTACATCTCTATTGGAAAATGCAAATATAGATACTTTCTATGATATTTTTATTTTGTATTCTAGCCAGAGTACATTCGTTCAATATGATCGCTTGAGTGCTTTAATGAATCGATATAAAAATTGCAAAATCACTTATCGATCAGTTGGAAATCAGTTTGAAAAAGCCTTTCAAATCAGAGGAATAACAAATTCGACTTATTTTAGGTTATTGATACCTGAACTTATTCCAGAATATGATAAAATTATGTACCATGATGTGGACGTTATTTTTAGACAAGATTTAGCAGAGATTTTCGAAAGTACAGATTTAACAGATTTTTATGTCGCAGGAGTAACGTCTCCTGGTGGTTTAAATGAAGGTGTCAAAAAAGACCGTTTAAAATTAGGATTAGATTCTAAAGATTATATTTTAGCTGGAAATATAATCTTTAATAATGCCTTATTACGTCAAGATGGTATTGTTGAACTCTTTAAAAAAGAGGTTCAAACATCTCAATACCAATTTCAAGACATGGACATTATTAATATTGTCTGTAAAGGGAAAACCAAAAGAATGGCTCCTGTATTTTGTGCAACAATCCAGATTTTTAATTTGGCAGCCAATCAGGTAAAACAAGACTATTATTCATTAACTGAATTAAAAGAAGCAGAGAAAATGGGTATTGTTCATTATAATGGACCCAAGCCTTGGGTAAAATACTGTCCCAACTTTGATATTTGGTGGGAATATTACCGGAGATCAATATTCTTTGATTCTAAATATTATTTTGATTTCTTCAATGATAAAATAGACGAGTATGATCGACTAAGTTTAAAAAAAAGAATCAAGATCTTAGTTCGATATTTTACAAATAAAGGTGTAAAAAATTAA
- a CDS encoding phosphorylcholine transferase LicD: protein MVKITPDIRKAYNEKLIKAFAAFIAICEQNNLQYFCCGGTAIGAVRHQGMIPWDDDVDVFMPRPDYNKFIKFFKDNSIESYRLILPESDENYYLPYAKMSDCNTTLIEKEEILCNVGIFIDIFPLDGAPTHSENIESQLTKFRREANKLMILPKSTFNNWKSGFKMIRSFYLRTALNEFLLSLNKTNKRRKVLEHIHAILETYAYEKSEIIGNYGGMWGKKEFAPKKWFDGYVEFPFEGLTVRLPKEYHLLLTQIYGNYMELPPVEKRVTHHHLAYLNLNENTSSDVISKK from the coding sequence ATGGTAAAAATCACTCCAGATATTCGGAAAGCATATAATGAAAAGCTTATAAAAGCATTTGCTGCATTTATAGCAATTTGTGAACAAAATAATTTACAGTATTTCTGTTGCGGAGGAACAGCGATAGGAGCTGTTAGGCATCAAGGGATGATTCCTTGGGATGATGACGTAGATGTCTTTATGCCTAGACCTGATTATAATAAATTTATAAAATTTTTCAAAGATAATTCGATTGAAAGCTACAGGCTGATTCTTCCCGAATCCGATGAAAACTATTATTTACCTTATGCTAAAATGAGTGATTGTAACACAACACTCATAGAGAAGGAAGAGATTCTGTGTAATGTGGGCATTTTCATTGACATCTTCCCTTTGGATGGTGCTCCAACTCATAGTGAAAATATTGAATCACAACTCACGAAATTTCGAAGAGAAGCTAATAAATTAATGATTCTTCCCAAATCTACTTTTAACAACTGGAAATCAGGATTTAAAATGATTCGTTCTTTTTATTTAAGGACAGCGTTAAATGAATTTCTTTTATCTCTTAATAAAACCAATAAGAGAAGAAAAGTGCTAGAACATATTCATGCCATTCTAGAAACATATGCTTACGAGAAATCAGAGATTATAGGTAATTATGGTGGAATGTGGGGTAAAAAGGAGTTTGCACCGAAGAAGTGGTTTGATGGTTATGTAGAATTCCCGTTTGAGGGGTTGACAGTAAGATTACCTAAAGAGTATCATTTGTTACTAACCCAAATTTATGGTAATTATATGGAACTCCCTCCAGTGGAGAAAAGAGTTACGCATCATCATTTAGCATATTTGAACTTAAATGAAAACACATCATCAGATGTAATTAGTAAAAAATAA
- a CDS encoding SDR family NAD(P)-dependent oxidoreductase, with the protein MKKYAVVTGGTKGIGRGIMINLLERGYHVIATYATDDQGAEKLLEEYTHYQEYLTFFKCDQSKIEQTYLLTTFIKNKFPYINCLVGNAGATIRKKMTDITDTDWNTVMNVTVNSHFILIRELFSQIQPDSRIIFIGSLMGVHPHGTSLVYGVSKAALHALSSNLVKEFEGTNTTVNVIVPGFVETEWQKSKPDEIRQNIYAKSAIKRFAAVDEIVKSCGFILDNGFVNGSLLEVTGGYSFK; encoded by the coding sequence ATGAAAAAATACGCAGTAGTCACGGGAGGAACAAAAGGTATAGGTAGAGGTATTATGATTAACCTACTAGAACGCGGATACCATGTTATCGCTACATATGCAACTGATGATCAAGGAGCCGAAAAACTCTTAGAAGAATATACTCATTATCAAGAATATCTTACTTTTTTTAAATGCGATCAATCCAAAATTGAACAAACATATCTTTTAACCACCTTTATAAAGAACAAGTTTCCTTATATCAACTGTCTAGTTGGTAATGCAGGTGCAACCATACGAAAAAAAATGACGGATATTACAGATACAGACTGGAATACAGTTATGAATGTGACTGTAAATTCACATTTTATCCTTATTCGTGAATTGTTTTCACAGATACAACCTGACTCTCGCATTATATTTATTGGTTCATTAATGGGTGTTCACCCTCATGGTACAAGCTTAGTTTACGGTGTAAGCAAAGCTGCTTTACATGCCTTATCCTCAAATTTGGTTAAAGAATTCGAAGGAACAAACACTACGGTTAATGTCATTGTTCCAGGATTTGTTGAAACGGAATGGCAAAAATCAAAACCCGATGAAATACGTCAAAATATTTATGCTAAATCAGCTATTAAGCGTTTTGCAGCTGTTGATGAGATCGTAAAATCTTGTGGATTTATTTTAGACAACGGTTTTGTTAATGGAAGTCTATTAGAAGTAACTGGGGGTTATAGTTTTAAGTAA
- a CDS encoding Gfo/Idh/MocA family oxidoreductase, which produces MKKVITYGTYDLLHHGHLNLLKNAKALGDYLIVGVTSDSFDMERGKLNVHHNVLKRVQAIKDTGLADEIIIEDYIGQKIHDIQRFHVDIFAIGSDWEGHFDYLNEFCQVIYLPRTEGVSSTMIRDESQIIFKMGIIGSGRIAHRFVPEAAFVNGVEVISVFNPDVLQAKDFKECYQLKSYHQDFDDFTQEIDAVYIASPHISHYDYIKRSLLAGKHVLCEIPLTLKKQEAEEVYKLAQEKELVLLEASKTAFCPAFLHLISLVKSGVIGEIVDVQASLSKLQDKTLREFDPNQAGGSVTELAPLPLLVILKILGKDIKSMHFYSVIANGIDTFTKGLFAFEHSIATITLGLGVKTEGNLVISGTKGYVYVPAPWWKTDFFELRFEDQNLNRKFFYPYAGEGLRYEIQEFFSMIVDKSTISFKLKPDESILIAEIIENFRAGEHVNIISRS; this is translated from the coding sequence GTGAAAAAAGTTATTACATATGGCACCTATGATTTACTGCATCATGGGCATTTAAATTTACTCAAAAATGCAAAAGCATTGGGAGATTATTTAATCGTAGGAGTTACTTCCGACTCTTTTGATATGGAGCGAGGTAAATTAAATGTTCATCATAATGTGTTAAAACGTGTTCAAGCAATCAAAGACACCGGATTAGCTGATGAAATCATTATCGAAGATTATATTGGCCAAAAAATACATGATATTCAACGTTTCCATGTCGATATTTTTGCGATTGGCTCCGATTGGGAAGGTCACTTTGATTATTTAAACGAGTTTTGTCAAGTTATTTATCTTCCGCGTACTGAAGGCGTCTCTTCTACCATGATTCGGGACGAATCTCAAATCATATTCAAAATGGGGATCATTGGCAGTGGTAGAATTGCACATCGTTTTGTTCCAGAAGCTGCATTTGTTAATGGTGTCGAAGTTATTTCTGTTTTTAATCCAGATGTCTTACAAGCAAAAGACTTTAAAGAGTGTTATCAATTAAAATCGTATCATCAAGATTTTGATGATTTTACCCAAGAGATTGATGCCGTTTATATTGCATCTCCTCATATTAGTCATTATGATTACATCAAAAGATCTCTTTTAGCAGGTAAACATGTCTTGTGCGAAATTCCTTTAACGCTAAAGAAGCAAGAAGCAGAAGAGGTCTACAAATTAGCTCAGGAAAAAGAACTTGTTTTACTAGAAGCAAGTAAGACGGCATTTTGTCCTGCATTTTTACATTTAATTAGCTTAGTTAAATCAGGTGTCATCGGAGAAATAGTCGATGTACAGGCCTCCCTATCCAAATTACAAGATAAAACTTTACGAGAATTTGATCCAAACCAAGCGGGAGGTTCTGTTACAGAACTAGCTCCTCTACCATTATTAGTTATTCTAAAAATTTTAGGAAAAGATATCAAGTCAATGCATTTCTATTCTGTAATAGCAAATGGTATAGATACCTTTACGAAAGGATTATTTGCCTTTGAACATTCCATCGCAACAATTACATTGGGTCTCGGTGTGAAGACTGAAGGTAATTTAGTGATATCAGGTACGAAAGGCTACGTTTATGTACCTGCGCCATGGTGGAAAACAGATTTTTTTGAATTGCGTTTTGAAGACCAAAATCTAAATCGAAAATTCTTCTACCCTTATGCAGGAGAAGGATTACGCTATGAGATTCAAGAATTTTTCTCTATGATTGTTGATAAAAGCACAATATCTTTCAAATTAAAACCTGATGAATCTATTTTAATCGCTGAAATTATCGAAAACTTTCGAGCAGGAGAACATGTAAACATTATAAGTCGATCATGA
- a CDS encoding glycosyltransferase family 2 protein: MSLSSLNVTSSTTFKYEISVIIPIYNAAHHILKSGRSLFEQSFPSIQYIFVNDCSKDDSIQILQNLIEQYPNRKSAVTIIDHAINKGVAASRNTGLKAAQGKYIGWCDADDCIALDMFEKLHTYAVATSAEITWCDFYNSFPGHTDYILQTNDVASFACIQALIQGKMMGALWNKLVLKALFDTNKIEFPEGLNMSEDLRVMVQLFYYSKKNSYLNNAFYYYQKDAPSSVSTLSFNSPIINNDRIENIKAIERFIIDKNIPNMGDSLKKLKFSAKLNLLIKGREVQTFKEWRILFSETNSFLWKSHLPLSYKILAYCANHQFWSIIKIWIFIKYKLIRK; the protein is encoded by the coding sequence ATGTCTTTATCTTCATTAAATGTGACTTCTTCTACAACTTTTAAATATGAAATTAGCGTAATTATCCCTATTTACAACGCTGCTCATCATATCCTTAAAAGTGGGCGTAGTCTTTTTGAACAGTCATTTCCAAGTATTCAGTATATTTTCGTAAATGACTGTAGTAAAGATGATTCAATACAGATACTACAAAACCTGATTGAGCAATATCCAAATCGTAAATCAGCTGTTACCATAATAGATCATGCAATTAATAAAGGAGTGGCTGCAAGTAGAAATACAGGACTAAAAGCAGCCCAAGGAAAGTACATTGGTTGGTGCGATGCAGATGATTGTATAGCATTAGACATGTTTGAGAAACTTCACACATATGCTGTTGCTACCAGTGCCGAAATTACATGGTGTGATTTTTACAATTCATTCCCAGGTCATACCGATTATATATTGCAAACAAATGATGTTGCATCTTTTGCTTGTATCCAAGCATTGATACAAGGCAAAATGATGGGCGCTTTGTGGAATAAGCTAGTCTTAAAAGCACTTTTTGACACAAACAAAATTGAGTTCCCAGAAGGTTTAAATATGAGTGAAGACTTACGGGTTATGGTTCAATTATTCTATTATTCAAAAAAGAATAGCTATCTGAACAATGCATTCTATTATTACCAAAAAGATGCTCCGTCTTCTGTAAGCACATTAAGCTTTAACAGTCCAATAATCAACAACGATAGAATTGAGAATATTAAAGCGATCGAACGATTTATCATCGATAAAAATATTCCAAATATGGGAGACTCTCTTAAAAAATTAAAGTTTTCAGCAAAACTAAATTTATTAATTAAGGGAAGGGAAGTTCAAACCTTTAAAGAATGGAGAATATTATTTTCAGAGACGAATTCATTTTTATGGAAAAGTCATTTACCTTTATCTTATAAAATCTTAGCTTATTGTGCTAATCATCAATTTTGGTCAATTATAAAAATTTGGATATTCATAAAATACAAACTGATTCGTAAATAA